A window from Amblyomma americanum isolate KBUSLIRL-KWMA chromosome 7, ASM5285725v1, whole genome shotgun sequence encodes these proteins:
- the LOC144099082 gene encoding AP-4 complex subunit beta-1-like, translated as MQTEISRLASHLDQCLGVSDVRYTRSLLKKLYTLIVSGQDLSSLTGSLVKLLSSQDILSKKVACLFVTRCRDSEEVGLLAVNCLLKDSADPNPIYRGLALNTLFSVPGVMEQAVPRLLAGLEDASAHVRRAAVSCTLSLHHSHANIVDELDLADKLYAMIRDHDPIVVVQCMHALEEILRAEGGITVNKRIASYLLKQLPVFNNWDVISVFRYLKKYVPKTVEEALMFVNALDVYLTSNSIAVQLSAFELFDHATCNLLSYLQVEGVSQVWSKLSISLSFCEQEMMWTVLDWVEKFLQTYPDVFRLHLHKFYAWFSEPPALKVKKMRILKCLVHDSNLPEICNQFLGHCRDHNCDVRRCALQFIASLANKHSAAKEMLISELLPLLNVTDEVLVSDVLGAVCSLYFDKSEDSNKVFDNIVKRKWTCASAEFKCSLIDIISTHGLHFEPSVYILEDYIENIREEEEGVKQHLLSATLRLFFARPCEVQDLLGKVLDVLCGDDNPFLRAQAKCYYKLLMHDPDMVKEIVLSS; from the exons ATGCAGACAGAAATCAGCCGGCTTGCTTCACATTTGGATCAGTGTTTGGGCGTCAGCGATGTCCGCTACACCAGAAGTTTGCTCAAAAAG CTCTACACGCTTATTGTTAGCGGCCAAGACCTGTCGTCTTTAACGGGAAGTCTCGTGAAACTTCTTTCTTCGCAAGACATACTGTCAAAAAAAGTCGCGTGCCTTTTTGTCACACG ATGCAGGGACAGCGAAGAGGTTGGCTTGCTTGCCGTCAACTGCCTTCTGAAGGACAGCGCAGACCCGAACCCCATCTACCGCGGTCTTGCGCTTAACACGCTTTTCAGCGTGCCTGGGGTCATGGAACAGGCTGTGCCCAGACTTCTGGCTGGGCTCGAAGATGCCAGTGCTCACGTTCGGAGGGCGGCTGTGTCCTGCACGCTGAGTTTGCATCATTCCCATGCAAACATTGTGGACGAGTTGGACCTTGCCGATAAATTGTATGCCATGATAAGGGATCACGACCCCATCGTCGTTGTGCAGTGTATGCATGCCTTGGAAGAGATCCTGCGTGCCGAAGGCGGCATCACCGTAAACAAGAGGATAGCATCCTACCTGCTGAAACAACTGCCCGTCTTTAACAACTGGGATGTGATCTCCGTATTTAGGTATCTGAAGAAGTATGTGCCCAAAACAGTGGAGGAGGCTTTAATGTTTGTCAATGCACTTGATGTGTACCTGACTTCAAACAGCATTGCAGTACAACTGAGTGCCTTTGAACTGTTTGACCATGCAACATGTAATTTACTAAGCTATTTGCAAGTGGAAGGCGTTTCACAGGTGTGGTCAAAGCTGTCAATCAGCCTCAGCTTTTGTGAGCAGGAAATGATGTGGACAGTCCTTGACTGGGTTGAGAAGTTTCTGCAAACTTACCCGGACGTTTTCAGGCTCCACCTGCACAAGTTTTATGCTTGGTTTTCGGAGCCACCTGCACTAAAGGTAAAGAAAATGAGGATACTGAAGTGTTTAGTTCATGATAGCAACTTGCCTGAAATTTGCAATCAGTTTCTCGGCCACTGCAGGGATCACAACTGTGATGTTCGAAGGTGTGCTTTGCAGTTCATAGCTTCCCTAGCTAACAAGCACAGTGCTGCAAAGGAAATGCTGATTTCTGAATTGCTTCCCTTGCTGAATGTAACAGATGAGGTTCTAGTGTCAGATGTGCTTGGAGCTGTGTGTTCTCTATATTTCGATAAGTCTGAAGATAGTAACAAAGTGTTTGACAACATAGTCAAAAGGAAGTGGACTTGTGCAAGTGCCGAGTTCAAGTGCAGCCTTATTGACATCATTTCTACGCACGGGCTACATTTCGAGCCTTCTGTGTACATACTTGAAGACTATATTGAGAACATACGAGAGGAGGAGGAAGGCGTAAAACAGCATCTCCTAAGTGCCACATTAAGACTGTTCTTTGCGAGGCCATGTGAAGTGCAAGACTTGCTTGGCAAAGTCCTTGATGTCCTTTGTGGAGATGACAATCCTTTTCTTCGGGCTCAGGCCAAGTGTTATTACAAACTTCTTATGCATGATCCTGACATGGTGAAAGAAATTGTTCTTTCTTCCTGA